TGGTGTGCGACGCAGCAGGCGCCAACGTATGCAAAGCCGTCCTGTTGCCTATACTAGTCTTCCAGCCGATGCACACTTTGAGGACTCGGATGATGAGGATTATTACCAATcacaagtaaaaaaattccattaAATCTGTGCATAGAGAAGTTCTTCATTGTTAGTAGCAAgaagtttttgtttttcgtGAAGAAAGCTAGATTAATCGTCATTTAATTTCACTCTGTTTTTAATCATCAAccttttcatcatttcGTTTATGGAAAAATCACATGTTTGTTTCATCTTATAGGGTTTCCACCTTGTTAAAATTGAACAAGCAATTAAAATACAAGTTTATAGTTGTACTAAAAAGGAAACTGTTGTAGAATATCTGTAAACAAGtttcaagaaattgaaCGGTGTTTCGCCCTTGTAGAAAATAAACCAGCATCATTTAAGATTCGCATAACTCAAATGACTTTTAAGTCATATTAATTGACGTTTtcttaatatttctttgcgaaatttgaaatcaaGTATTCTGTCTGATGCACCTACAACGAGCCAATTGCTTACATATGGCCAAATATCTTATTCCCAAATAATATACctatatttacaaaaagaaaaaaccaTATATTTTATAGTAAATGGTATGATTGAAAGATAATCGAAAATGTCTACTCTTGAGCCCGAAAAGCGTAGACAACATGAAGATAAATCGAATGAAATAATTGACTCTCCtattttcttaaataaaatttctgCATTACCGGAAAGCGAAAACGTTCATTgtcttcttttaaaacagCTCATTGGAAGCCCTCAATTAAAGCAGACTTGGCAATTTAATTTCTGTGTCGaccttaattttttgttggaaAACATGCATGCTAGTGTCTTCCCTACTGTCGATGTCCGTATTACTCATGGATATGACTCCAAGTCTGATAGTTTAGCAAGACTAACTGCCCAGATGAACCATTGCCCTGTTAATGTCAAACTGTACAGTGTTTACGTTCCAATGTGGGGCACGCACCATTCTAAGATTATggtgaattttttcaaagatgATTCATGCCAAATTGTAATACACACAGCCAATTTAGTTGAACCAGATTGGATTGGCATGTCTCAAGCCATCTTCAAAACCCCTCTACTATATCCTAAAGCGAACGATTCCCTTTCAACTTCTAGTGTTCCTGAATACGGTAATCCATCCAAGATAAGGAAGCATGAGGGAAGCCTTGACATCAAAGATGATCGAAACTGTGATATTATTGATGTAGATTCCGCTTTTGAGAATTTTAAACATAAGTCCGATACAAGGAGTAGCGATGATTTGGGTGTAATCGGTCGACAATTTCAACAAGATTTCTTGGCCtatttgaagaattatAGGCACACATATGAGCTTATTGAGAAACTGAAAATGTATGACTTTTCAGCAATCAGAGCAATATTTATTGGATCAGTACCTGGAAAATTCGAAGGCGAGGAAGAAAGCTCTTGGGGATTAGgaaagttaaaaaagattctaAAGATGTTGGAAAAAGATTCAAAGAAGGACGAGAAAACTAAATTCGAAGAGTCTGACATTTGTATTTCTCAGTGTAGTTCCATGGGTTCATTTGGACCCAAACAGGAGTACATTGCCGAATTAACGGATGGTTTTGGTTGCCAACGAGGgaattggaaatttttatttccaaCAGTGAAAGAAGTTCAGCAATCTATGTTAGGTTGGCAATCTGGTTCCTCTATTCATTTCAACATCTTGGGGAAAACAGCTGCAAGCCAAGTGgaaactttaaaaaaaggtaagaATTTATGCAAATGGGTGGCCATGAAAGCTGGTAGACAAAGAGTTGCACCACATATTAAAACGTACATGCGATTTTCGAATGATGGAGAACTACTACGTTGGGTGCTTGTTACTAGTGCTAATTTGAGTAAACCCGCTTGGGGAACTTTAGAAGGTCACAAGGCAAAATCAAGATCAACAAGAGGACTCAGGATTCGGTCCTATGAAGCCGGTGTATTGTTATATCCCaaattatttgaagaaagtCAACGCGCTCCTTGCATTATGACTCCTACTTATAAGACGAATACTCCCAATCTGGATGAGAAAAGGAGAGAGTTTTATGGAAAAAGAGTAATTGGTGTACGAATGTGTTGGGATTTCCCACCTGTTGAGTATGAAGACAAGGATGAGATATGGTCGCCTGTGATAAATAGAACGGATAAGGACTGGTTGGGTTATGTTTGGCCTCCCAATTGGTAAATCATAAGGACGtttatgataaaaataCTTCATAGGCTTTACAAAACATGGACAATTCGATTAAATTGAAGTATCTATACATTGAAGTTGACATCACAGACTAGACAGCAGAGCTTTCAACAGAAAATGTTgagcctttttttttacaatactCTAATTGTTTAAGGGTAAtttacttctttattttgGATAGGTTTTTATGTCACTGAAAATGTTTGATAGCCCCAAGTCTTTGGAAACAGTCAGTAGGATGTTCAAGAAAACGGAGGTTCCGACTTTACAGATTTTAATACgtgaaattaattttttttgtttaatttctcttttctctGGCAAAATTGTAAGCACAAGATAAGGGACTATTCAGTTGGACTCTCAGctcatttgtttacattcaGAAGATATATAACGCATCAGTGTCGCTGTTTTATGTCTCGCAAATATCAAGTTAAGATAGCACGTCCAACCACGCTACATATTAAACGATGTATTGCAAATGCATTATActgaaagaaataatagGAAACGAAAACAGTAGTCCGATCATCCATTGATTATGAAAAAACAGCTTATTTAAAATGCATTGTACTTTATTAGTTAAAGACTAAGGAACATGAATTTTTGGCAGTTTAATAACTAGTAGTATATCCATCATATCGATTACGCGGTAgctaatgaaattttttttagattctTTAATTATAGGAAAATATAACAGGTACATTTTTTCCTATCCTATTACGAGCATAgaacaaaagaagaagataatgtttttaaacgttttatttacatttctaCAATTGAGTTTCGGTAGTTTTCAAGCATGTGCAAATAACGAGCTGCATAATTATGCTTTTGCAAGGTACGATACAATATACCTGAAagttgtttgtttacatagCAGTGTTTCCTTTTTACCTTTACTTTCCACCAAGACCTATGAATAGAAAATTGTTAAGTTTTGGTTCATATAGAAGATCCGTAAAAtgtttgaaataatttaattataaaatactTTATTCTTGTGCTGAAAACATGAAGAAAGGAAGGCTAGTACGCGACTCAAGCCTGTTTTCTCATTGTTTTGTTATTGGAGgattaatttgttttccttaagaaaagttgtttatcaaatttctcttttctttaaaagattgACGAATTATTCCAATCAATTGTTTGTTAAGCGGGTTGCATATTCCTCAAGTTGCTAAAAGCTTTACGTCTTTGGAATGTTTGTTGTACAGTTTTCCTCTAAAGAAATGTCTTTTCCCGCTCATTAGGATAAAATTCTGCATCAATGATTTTGTTTGgttgttttatttactacCTTGCATCTATGTGCTTATAAACatctaaaatttgaaatttgaaatgtttcaaatttacatttttaaagcttgaTAAAATGCCCACAAGataatacaaaaatacGATTTTATGAAGGAAAACATGGAAGAAATTCATCATGAATAGAGTTCTTTTAACAATCGcggaaaaaaattacttgtcttaaatttttaacgaaATAGTTGAGTTGATGacatttccttttcttcacTGCGTCTTATTTTGACATTTCTTTTACGacttttgctttcttcaATTGTTTCCAGTTTCCTTTGCTTCTTTTACTTTCGTGATTAACGCTCTACTATGAACCACGGTGCCCACCGCTATAATAAATGCTGGGGGAGATGAGCTTACCTTGTTTATTACTACGGATGCTGTCCACTACACAATCGTTTCTTACGTCAAATACAATCTTATAGGCGAAATACACGATGGTGATGACTTTCTTACGCAATAAGATATATGGTTACGTTTGCATAAGTGCAAGGGTGAATTGAGAAATTCAGGTGTTTTTATGCCTACGCTGTTCGCATATCTAAATTTGTGTTTCTTTCATCGACAAACGAAGTCCAAATCgacttttaaaatatttgactTGCTTGTCCTGTAACTGTGAAAACGACTATATTATATATTGGTTTATAAACAGACAGACATCGTCAATACCCCGTTTCCAATTTTACTTGTTTATCGTTCatattctttgaaaaacgTAACATCCATCGTCTTATCCCCGATACATCCtctgtttatttatttatttcaatttaataTTGCCTATCTCCTTCGTGAAAAACTCGCCGATTCATTTTTACAGTCAGTGTTTTGTTACTGCTGATAGAGCTTGATACATTTCTTGAGAAGgtgcttttaaaaagagaaagaaaagaacaaaaaaaaatctggGCTTTATAGGAAGACGTTAATAAGAAAAGTCCTTATATACACAAAAACCAAAACCTCCGTTAAAACCGAaatcaaaagcaaaattcaaagaaataaattattttcttctttaaatcaattttgcATTGGTGTTTGCCTTATTGTTGCTTCGTATATAAAttgccaaaaaaattagttcTTTGAAAGTTGAACccttctttgtttttatataGTCTATTTGTGTACTAACCATccgtttctttttttttttgaaatttcctATACTTTTTCGCTCCCAATATGTCTACTCATAGCGGAGATTCCACCAAGCAACAACACTATCGCTCTTCTGACCCCTATTCAGGACGTCGTCCGATCCCCACTATTCCAAAATTCTTTCGCGATCGCAAACAGCGTGCagagaaaaaggaagagcAACAACGGGAACAGActgaaaacgaaaaattaTTCGACCCAATTACCCAGCGAGATGTAGAGATTAACGACGTTCATTTCGATTATGCCAAAACATATGATGATCCTAGTTTTACAGTTCCTAATCAATCAATCCAAGGTTCATCCTTACCTTCTGAAAAGCCTTATTTGTCATCCAACCAACCAACAAATGTTTATAAGCAGCATCAAGATGATTTAGCTCCACCAGAAGCGGATAATCAAATCACTCGTGATGTCCCTATTAGCGATGAAAAAACGAATATTCTCTTTTTCCCCTCCCCTTCCATTGATCTATCTTATGTATCGAAAGAggtcaaacaaaaaactgGTCAATATTCTTTGTTTGCATATATATTTTCTCTCGTAATTTCGTGGTTCTTTACTCATTCTATTATCATTTCAGCCGTGTTGCCTCTGGCCATTTCTTCATGTATGTATTTATGGATGCAAAATATATATGCTGTTGCCAAGGATGCGGAATGGGGCGCTGAACAAAAACGCGGAGAATACGCTCGTTTGAATTTGATTCCCGAAAGCGCCGAGTGGATGAATCATTTATTGGAAAAAGTTTGGCCCTTAATCAATCCTGAAATGTTTTCTTCTGTAGCTGACCAAATTGAAGATGTAATGCAAGCCTCTATACCGTCGTTTGTTGAAAATGTGCGCGTTGCTTCTTTGGACCAAGGAAGTCATCCCGTTCGTGTTGTTTCCATTCGAAGTTTGCCTTCAGGTGAGGCCAGTGAATCGTTTAGTGAGAAGCAAGCCTCTGAAGCTGAACACAAAGACGAGCCAGAACAGCAGcgaaaacaattttataaCTTCGAACTTTGTCTAGCTTATCACGCCAAACCCGTTGAGGATGCAACATCAACCAGTGCTCGAGCTTCCAACCTGCATTTACGCATAGTTTTTTATCCAGGTATTAAAGGTACAGTGGGATTTCCCCTTCCAATATGGGTCGAGATAAAAGGATTTGTTGCTAGAATCCGCTTTCGCTGTGAACTCATGCCTGAGGTtccttttttgaaaaatgtcACCTTCTCTTTGATGGGACTTCCCGAACTGAATGTGTCCGCTGTTCCCGTAGCTGAGGGAGGTGTTAACATATTTGGACTTccattaatttcaaaattcgtTAATGACGCTATTTCCGCGGCTGCAAATGAATACGTTAGTCCCAAAAGTATGACTATTGATTTGTCCAAGACGCTTTTAGGAGATgatataaagaaagagGTCAATGCATTGGGCGTTATTTTTGTTCATATTAATCGTGCAGAAGATTTAAGTAAGCAGGATGTGAATGGTCTTTCTGATGCTTATATAACCGTCGGTTTTCATAAGTTTGGTAAACCTTTGTACTGTACACGCGTCGTAAAACAGGATCTGAATCCTATCTGGAATGAATATGCTTTTATTCCTGTGTTCCCTGATCAAGTTAAAGCCGGTGAGAAGATTTCTATTGAATTATGGGATAGTGACAGGTTTAGTCCCGATGATGTAGTAGGCCGCACGAAAATCGGTTTACACCTTCTTATTCAAGATTCTGGAAAAATGCATGAAAGATGCGACACGCTTACTGGAATTAGTGAAGATACTAGTCTACCTGGCAGGGTGTTTTACGAAATTGGGTACTTCCCTAGAGCCGAATTTAAACCTTCTTTAAAAACGAGTGGACATGATATCACTATTCCAAGGTCTATGAGAGATGATCcagcttttcaaaatccaCATGGCTCATTGgataataaagaagagGAAGCTGCTGTCACGACTGCTCCTGATGAAGAGTATCCTAGTGgcattttatcttttaccGTGCATCAAGCTGTGAATTTGCAAATGAACCATCCAACTGGTACTTTTGGAAACGTGAGTGGAAACTATAACACAAGTCCGGCTCAGAGCGTAGGAGATGTAACAGCTGAAGAAGGTTCAGAGCTACCTTCTTCCTATGTTTGTGTTGATTTAGATGACACACTCGTGTATAAAACACGAACCAAGGTATTTACATCAAACCCTATTTACAACGCTGGAAGcgaaaaatttgttaaGGATTGGAGAAATGCAATGTTGTGCTTCACCGTACGTGATTTCAAATTGCGTGAACATGATTCCATTCTTGGAGTCGTTAACATTCCACTCGCTACGACGTTAACAACTTCTTCCCAACTGACAAAATGGTATCCCATACAAGGTGGTATCGGATTTGGGAGTGTTCGCATTTCCATTCTTTTTAGGAgtatgaaattgaaaattccCAGAAATTTGTTGGGTTGGGATATTGGTACTCTGGAATTCATGGATCGACAAATTGTTGCTGAAGGAACAGGAAGTGTATCTGATGTTTCATTCTCTTCAATTAGAGTTAACATAGCAGGCGTAAAAATTACTGCTAAAAGTAGTACTTCCAATTCTTCCAGCACTGCTGAATACCATGTTCGGAGTAGACATGCTGTAATTCCAGTTAACAATCGTTACAGATCAGCTGTTGTGTTCGAGTTCAGAAAACAACTTCAGAGGAAACATAATGTATTTGCCATGGTTTGGTTGGTTGATCTGGAAGACAATGTAGAGCAAAACATTCGGGTCCCGATTTTTACTTCGTCCAAACCAGCACATGTTTTACAAAACATGATAGATTTTGATCACCCGGATAAAGAGTCagaatttaaaatcattgGATATTTGAGTACTAGGATATGTTTTCATCGAGGTTTGGACGATTCCCACGAGCAACTTGTTGACAACGACGATGAAGCAGCTATATTTGAGACATATAGATGCCTTAAGTCAATGGGTTTAAGAAGAGGTTACGTGAAAGACATGAAGAATCCGTTAGCGGATCAACGAGCAAGCCTGGATGAAAGCCGAGAGACTACCACTGCATCTTCTAAATTTGAGTCAGATGATTCTGTTGATACCGAGGACGAGGAGACGACCACGGATCGGACACCAATTGAGTGTACACAAACAGTTTCAATGGTGGATCCAAATGTCAATGGAGATATCCAGGGTAGAAACTCTCTAGGTACGATGAATAGTAATGAACGTAACCTTGAGcaagaatttatttctcTTGGTTATGCCTCAAAAAACCGACCGAAAGCACACGCTCAAGAAGGTACTAATCAACCCGGCGCTTCTGAGAACGTTGAACCTGTATTAGCAGATGATAGCGATGCTGTTACAATACATAGCAATATTTCCAGTGATGAtcaaaaaaggaaattggTGAATGCTGATGATCGTGAATTGGAGAAGCGATTACATCGTGGACCTTACAACTCAAAAATTGTGCGCACAGGAGAATGGGTAAAAGATGGAGCGAAGATGGGATGGAGAAATCTTCgaagaaaatttgctttGAACGGACGACAGCCAGATGTTGAAACCgagatttcaaaataaacacAACTGTGCTTCTTTTTAGCAACGTAAATGAATTATTGATGGCTAACGATGGATGAAACGACTTTTTGCTACAAAAGTATGGAAGAACATTCTTGACCGTGTGTTCGAGATTTAAATACGTGTGTTTGATTATTTATGGTCTGTTCATGATAAAAGTACTAGCAACACCTAAACTGATGTAGGAAACCAAACTGATGATTACAtgatattatttatatttatactgcaaaaaatttatcggTTGGCTTACTAAATTATTACTTCAACTTTCTTAATACACGTATTGAGTATGTAAAGTTATTGTTGACGAAAAAACCAGTCCCTGAAGTAGCTAAAGTAGGGTAGGGTTAAGGAGACCAGAAAGCAcacataaaaattttaggcTTTGATTTATAACTAGAACCAACCACGCACAAAAAAGTACTATTGCAAGTATGGTCGCGTTCACACCTGAGGAGGTCCGTAATTTGATGGGCAAACCATCCAATGTCCGTAACATGTCTGTGATTGCTCACGTCGATCACGGCAAGTCTACGTTGACTGATTCTTTGGTTCAAAAGGCCGGTATTATTTCTGCTGCCAAGGCTGGTGATGCTCGTTTCATGGATACTCGTGCTGACGAACAAGAGCGTGGTGTTACCATCAAGTCTACTGCCATTTCCTTGTTTGCTGAAATGACTGACGATGATATGAAGGATATGAAGGAGCCTGCTGATGGTACTGACTTCTTGGTTAACTTGATTGACTCTCCCGGTCACGTTGACTTTTCTTCTGAGGTTACTGCCGCTCTTCGTGTCACTGACGGTGCTTTGGTCGTTGTTGATACCATTGAGGGTGTCTGTGTCCAAACCGAGACTGTGCTCCGTCAAGCTTTGGGTGAACGTATTAGACCAGTTGTTGTTGTTAACAAAGTTGACCGTGCTTTGCTCGAACTTCAAATTTCTCAAGAAGagctttatcaaaattttgctCGTGTCGTTGAGTCTGTTAACGTCGTTATTTCTACTTATTACGACAAGGTCCTTGGCGACTGCCAAGTTTTCCCTGACAAGGGTACTGTAGCTTTTGCTTCCGGTCTTCACGGTTGGGCTTTCACTGTCCGTCAATTTGCCAACCGTTATGCTAAGAAGTTTGGTATTGACCGTAACAAGATGATGCAACGTCTTTGGGGTGAAAACTACTTCAACCCTAAGACCAAGAAATGGTCCAAGTCTGCTACCGATGCTAACGGTAACTCTAACCAACGTGCTTTCAACATGTTCATCTTGGATCCCATTTATCGTATTTTCGATGCTGTTATGAACAGCCGCAAAGACGAGGTCTTCACTCTTTTGAGTAAGCTCGAGGTTACCATCAAGCCCGATGAGAAGGAGCTTGAGGGTAAGGCTCTCTTGAAGGTCGTTATGCGCAAGTTCTTGCCTGCTGCTGATGCCCTTATGGAAATGATTGTCCTTCATCTTCCTTCTCCTAAGACTGCTCAACAATATCGTGCTGAGACTTTGTATGAAGGTCCCATGGACGACGAGTGTGCTGTTGGTATCCGTAACTGTGATGCCAATGCTCCTCTTATGATCTACGTTTCTAAGATGGTTCCCACATCTGATCGTGGTCGTTTCTATGCTTTTGGTCGTGTCTTCTCTGGTACTGTCCGTTCTGGTTTGAAGGTCCGCATTCAAGGCCCTAACTATGTTCCCGGTAAGAAGGACGATCTCTTCATCAAGGCTATCCAACGTACCGTCCTTATGATGGGTTCCAGAATTGAGCCTATTGAGGATTGTCCTGCTGGTAACATTATTGGTTTGGTCGGTGTTGATCAATTTTTGGTCAAATCTGGTACTTTGACCACTTCCGAAGTTGCCCACAACATGAAGGTTATGAAGTTTTCCGTCTCCCCAGTCGTCCAAGTCGCTGTTGAGGTTAAGAACGGTAATGATTTGCCTAAACTTGTTGAAGGTCTTAAGCGTCTTTCCAAATCCGACCCTTGTGTTTTGTGTACCACCAGTGAATCTGGTGAACACATTGTTGCTGGTGCTGGTGAGCTCCACTTGGAGATTTGCTTGAAGGATTTGCAAGAAGACCATGCTGGTATCCCTCTTAAGATTTCTCCTCCCGTCGTTTCTTACCGTGAGTCCGTTAGCGAGCCCTCTAGCATGACCGCTCTCTCTAAGTCTCCCAACAAGCACAACCGTATCTTCATGACTGCTGAGCCCATGAGTGAAGAACTCTCTGTCGCCATTGAGACTGGTCACGTCAATCCTCGTGATGATTTCAAGGTT
Above is a genomic segment from Schizosaccharomyces pombe strain 972h- genome assembly, chromosome: III containing:
- the tcb2 gene encoding tricalbin, C2 domain protein (phospholipid binding) ER-plasma membrane tethering protein Tcb2, with the translated sequence MSTHSGDSTKQQHYRSSDPYSGRRPIPTIPKFFRDRKQRAEKKEEQQREQTENEKLFDPITQRDVEINDVHFDYAKTYDDPSFTVPNQSIQGSSLPSEKPYLSSNQPTNVYKQHQDDLAPPEADNQITRDVPISDEKTNILFFPSPSIDLSYVSKEVKQKTGQYSLFAYIFSLVISWFFTHSIIISAVLPLAISSCMYLWMQNIYAVAKDAEWGAEQKRGEYARLNLIPESAEWMNHLLEKVWPLINPEMFSSVADQIEDVMQASIPSFVENVRVASLDQGSHPVRVVSIRSLPSGEASESFSEKQASEAEHKDEPEQQRKQFYNFELCLAYHAKPVEDATSTSARASNLHLRIVFYPGIKGTVGFPLPIWVEIKGFVARIRFRCELMPEVPFLKNVTFSLMGLPELNVSAVPVAEGGVNIFGLPLISKFVNDAISAAANEYVSPKSMTIDLSKTLLGDDIKKEVNALGVIFVHINRAEDLSKQDVNGLSDAYITVGFHKFGKPLYCTRVVKQDLNPIWNEYAFIPVFPDQVKAGEKISIELWDSDRFSPDDVVGRTKIGLHLLIQDSGKMHERCDTLTGISEDTSLPGRVFYEIGYFPRAEFKPSLKTSGHDITIPRSMRDDPAFQNPHGSLDNKEEEAAVTTAPDEEYPSGILSFTVHQAVNLQMNHPTGTFGNVSGNYNTSPAQSVGDVTAEEGSELPSSYVCVDLDDTLVYKTRTKVFTSNPIYNAGSEKFVKDWRNAMLCFTVRDFKLREHDSILGVVNIPLATTLTTSSQLTKWYPIQGGIGFGSVRISILFRSMKLKIPRNLLGWDIGTLEFMDRQIVAEGTGSVSDVSFSSIRVNIAGVKITAKSSTSNSSSTAEYHVRSRHAVIPVNNRYRSAVVFEFRKQLQRKHNVFAMVWLVDLEDNVEQNIRVPIFTSSKPAHVLQNMIDFDHPDKESEFKIIGYLSTRICFHRGLDDSHEQLVDNDDEAAIFETYRCLKSMGLRRGYVKDMKNPLADQRASLDESRETTTASSKFESDDSVDTEDEETTTDRTPIECTQTVSMVDPNVNGDIQGRNSLGTMNSNERNLEQEFISLGYASKNRPKAHAQEGTNQPGASENVEPVLADDSDAVTIHSNISSDDQKRKLVNADDRELEKRLHRGPYNSKIVRTGEWVKDGAKMGWRNLRRKFALNGRQPDVETEISK
- the eft202 gene encoding translation elongation factor 2 eft202 — encoded protein: MVAFTPEEVRNLMGKPSNVRNMSVIAHVDHGKSTLTDSLVQKAGIISAAKAGDARFMDTRADEQERGVTIKSTAISLFAEMTDDDMKDMKEPADGTDFLVNLIDSPGHVDFSSEVTAALRVTDGALVVVDTIEGVCVQTETVLRQALGERIRPVVVVNKVDRALLELQISQEELYQNFARVVESVNVVISTYYDKVLGDCQVFPDKGTVAFASGLHGWAFTVRQFANRYAKKFGIDRNKMMQRLWGENYFNPKTKKWSKSATDANGNSNQRAFNMFILDPIYRIFDAVMNSRKDEVFTLLSKLEVTIKPDEKELEGKALLKVVMRKFLPAADALMEMIVLHLPSPKTAQQYRAETLYEGPMDDECAVGIRNCDANAPLMIYVSKMVPTSDRGRFYAFGRVFSGTVRSGLKVRIQGPNYVPGKKDDLFIKAIQRTVLMMGSRIEPIEDCPAGNIIGLVGVDQFLVKSGTLTTSEVAHNMKVMKFSVSPVVQVAVEVKNGNDLPKLVEGLKRLSKSDPCVLCTTSESGEHIVAGAGELHLEICLKDLQEDHAGIPLKISPPVVSYRESVSEPSSMTALSKSPNKHNRIFMTAEPMSEELSVAIETGHVNPRDDFKVRARIMADEFGWDVTDARKIWCFGPDTTGANVVVDQTKAVAYLNEIKDSVVAAFAWASKEGPMFEENLRSCRFNILDVVLHADAIHRGGGQIIPTARRVVYASTLLASPIIQEPVFLVEIQVSENAMGGIYSVLNKKRGHVFSEEQRVGTPLYNIKAYLPVNESFGFTGELRQATAGQAFPQLVFDHWSPMSGDPLDPTSKPGQIVCEARKRKGLKENVPDYTEYYDRL
- the tdp1 gene encoding tyrosyl-DNA phosphodiesterase Tdp1, which encodes MSTLEPEKRRQHEDKSNEIIDSPIFLNKISALPESENVHCLLLKQLIGSPQLKQTWQFNFCVDLNFLLENMHASVFPTVDVRITHGYDSKSDSLARLTAQMNHCPVNVKLYSVYVPMWGTHHSKIMVNFFKDDSCQIVIHTANLVEPDWIGMSQAIFKTPLLYPKANDSLSTSSVPEYGNPSKIRKHEGSLDIKDDRNCDIIDVDSAFENFKHKSDTRSSDDLGVIGRQFQQDFLAYLKNYRHTYELIEKLKMYDFSAIRAIFIGSVPGKFEGEEESSWGLGKLKKILKMLEKDSKKDEKTKFEESDICISQCSSMGSFGPKQEYIAELTDGFGCQRGNWKFLFPTVKEVQQSMLGWQSGSSIHFNILGKTAASQVETLKKGKNLCKWVAMKAGRQRVAPHIKTYMRFSNDGELLRWVLVTSANLSKPAWGTLEGHKAKSRSTRGLRIRSYEAGVLLYPKLFEESQRAPCIMTPTYKTNTPNLDEKRREFYGKRVIGVRMCWDFPPVEYEDKDEIWSPVINRTDKDWLGYVWPPNW